A genome region from Ahaetulla prasina isolate Xishuangbanna chromosome 8, ASM2864084v1, whole genome shotgun sequence includes the following:
- the FHIP1A gene encoding FHF complex subunit HOOK-interacting protein 1A isoform X2: protein MMSTGTSGKKSHQAVSLEGVDPETCMIVFKTHWAQVVKILEKHDPLKNIQAKYGTISPDEASTVQNYVEHMLFLLIEEQAKDAAMGPILEFVVTENIMEKLFLWSLRREFTDEMKIEQLKMYEMLVTQSHQQLLHHKPILKPLMMLLSSCSGTTTPAVEVELVILLNQLCSILAKDPSILELFFHTSEDQGAANFLIFSLLIPFIHREGTVGQQARDALLFIMSLSSESCVVAHHIVENTYFCPVLATGLSGLYSSLPTKLEDNGEEWHCLLKDDCLLSPALVQFMNSFEFCNAVIQVAHSLIRNQLVNYIYNGFLVPVMAPALHKVTVEEVMATTAYLDLFLRSVSEPALLKIFLRFILLHRHENVHILDTLASRINTPFQLCVVSLALFKTLISLHCEDVMLQLVLRYLIPCNHIMFSQRWAVRERDWYSVSAAKLLALTPVCCSSGITLTFEKQEKDYILWKKSNHGEDSTKEPSRKSIADSACIVKYGKTIDISYLQYLWDAQTLILHCMKDCEVWSAPYDGENPSPHTFIQTSVEEDGKSLDQPIFQLQHRTPSNHVSSQVRPLREKTQLELEWDDSYDTGISPDSDTGSLQHDDEFNTQPPAEPPKHIQEMKKNAIMLIKGSYIEESDFQDDIMVYRLCAEKDAQEADRLKEKPLISETADVDNPDAISTNGPLESPTSDLNLEERNMKNLNLIQQAKDETQSSIDGMTLQPDLEQTLSSPEGDHNTNMKLLSPDSEDFISECDNIIKELDSNCTGLVELKLLIPDPVSPIEEEEDFENFSADTPSAESVPSPFGLKDAWPSNPARVQNIPFTDNGQQKSVTEKVKNLSEASQALLQTYLGNKARKGSGLPNVPLHIPNTILAAALFPEFLKELAALAQEHSILSSKVLGDLEDYYPF from the exons ATGATGTCCACAGGTACAAGTGGGAAAAAATCCCATCAGGCTGTGAGCCTAGAAGGAGTTGACCCAGAAACATGCATGATAGTATTTAAAACCCACTGGGCACAG GTTGTAAAAATTTTAGAGAAGCATGaccctttaaaaaatattcaagcaaAATATGGGACAATTTCTCCAGATGAGGCCAGCACTGTGCAGAACTATGTAGAGCACATGCTCTTCCTTTTAATTGAAGAACAGGCAAAAGATGCAGCAATGGGACCTATCCTGGAGTTCGTGGTTACAGAGAATATCATGGAAAAGCTCTTTCTTTGGAGTCTCAGGCGGGAATTCACTGATGAGATGAAAATTGAGCAACTGAAAATGTATGAAATGCTTGTCACACAGTCTCATCAGCAGCTGCTGCATCACAAACCCATCCTAAAACCATTAATGATGTTGCTGAGTTCTTGCTCAGGAACTACCACACCAGCCGTTGAAGTAGAGCTGGTGATTCTTCTCAACCAGCTATGCTCAATCCTAGCCAAAGATCCATCTATCTTGGAACTTTTTTTCCATACCAGTGAGGACCAAGGAGCTGCAAACTTTCTAATCTTTTCTCTCTTGATTCCTTTTATACATCGGGAAGGGACTGTTGGCCAACAGGCCCGTGATGCATTACTTTTTATAATGTCTCTTTCTTCAGAAAGCTGTGTGGTTGCTCATCACATAGTAGAGAATACTTATTTTTGTCCG GTGCTAGCAACAGGCTTAAGTGGTCTATATTCATCTTTGCCTACAAAGCTGGAAGATAATGGAGAAGAATGGCACTGTCTTCTAAAAGACGACTGTTTACTTTCGCCAGCTCTTGTACAATTTATGAATTCTTTTGAGTTCTGCAATGCAGTAATTCAG gTGGCACATTCTTTGATTCGTAACCAGCTTGTGAATTATATTTATAATGGATTTTTGGTTCCAGTTATGGCCCCAGCTCTCCACAAG GTAACAGTGGAAGAAGTGATGGCTACAACTGCATACCTAGATCTCTTTTTGCGGAGCGTTTCTGAGCCAGCCTTACTCAAGATATTTCTTCGTTTCATCCTTCTGCACCGTCATGAGAATGTACATATCTTGGACACTCTTGCAAGCCGGATAAATACTCCATTTCAG CTTTGTGTGGTGTCCTTGGCATTATTCAAAACACTTATCAGTTTGCATTGTGAAGATGTGATGTTGCAGCTAGTTTTAAG GTACCTGATACCCTGTAATCACATCATGTTCAGCCAGAGATGggctgtgagagagagagattggtatTCTGTATCTGCTGCTAAGCTGCTTGCCTTGACTCCTGTCTGTTGTTCAAGTGGCATTACTCTGACTtttgaaaagcaagaaaaagattATATTCTCTGGAAGAAAAGTAATCATGGGGAAG ATTCCACCAAGGAGCCCTCTAGGAAGAGCATTGCAGATTCCGCATGTATTGTGAAATATGGGAAAACTATTGATATCAGTTACCTGCAGTACCTTTGGGATGCTCAGACTCTCATACTGCACTGTATGAAAGATTGTGAAGTTTGGTCTGCTCCATACGATGGGGAAAATCCCAGTCCACATACCTTTATCCAAACTTCGGTTGAAGAAGATGGTAAAAGCCTAGATCAGCCTATTTTCCAACTGCAACACAGAACACCTAGTAATCATGTCTCTTCTCAGGTGAGACCATTGAGAGAAAAGACACAACTGGAGCTGGAATGGGATGATAGTTATGATACTGGGATCTCTCCGGATTCTGATACAGGATCTCTCCAGCATGATGACGAGTTTAATACCCAACCTCCTGCAGAACCCCCAAAGCACAttcaagaaatgaagaaaaatgctATCATGTTGATCAAAGGATCGTACATAGAAGAATCAGACTTTCAGGATGATATCATGGTCTATAGGCTGTGCGCTGAAAAGGATGCACAGGAAGCAGACCGCTTAAAGGAGAAACCTTTAATCTCAGAAACTGCAGATGTAGACAATCCAGATGCTATCTCTACCAATGGCCCTCTAGAAAGTCCCACATCGGATTTAAACTTGGAGGAGCGCAATATGAAAAATTTAAACCTGATCCAACAAGCAAAAGATGAAACCCAAAGCAGCATTGATGGAATGACTCTGCAACCTGATTTGGAACAGACACTGTCTTCTCCGGAAGGAGATCATAACACTAACATGAAGTTGTTGAGTCCTGACAGTGAAGATTTTATTTCCGAATGTGATAACATCATTAAAGAATTGGATTCAAACTGTACAGGCTTGGTAGAACTGAAACTGCTGATTCCTGATCCGGTATCCCCTATTGAAGAGGAAGAAGATTTTGAAAACTTTTCAGCAGATACTCCATCAGCAGAAAGTGTGCCCTCACCCTTTGGGTTAAAAGATGCCTGGCCCAGCAACCCTGCAAGAGTCCAAAATATCCCATTTACAG